One Brassica oleracea var. oleracea cultivar TO1000 chromosome C7, BOL, whole genome shotgun sequence genomic window carries:
- the LOC106302900 gene encoding uncharacterized mitochondrial protein AtMg00810-like, which translates to MPTPTVHYFLGLQVHAHEDGLFLSQEKYTTDLLINAGMDECAPVLTPLPLQLDRKEACSDGCETNLKRVLRYLKGTHTFGINLSANTDITLQAFSDSDWAG; encoded by the exons ATGCCCACCCCTACAGTTCATTACTTCCTTGGCCTTCAGGTTCATGCTCACGAAGATGGTTTGTTCCTAAGTCAAGAGAAGTACACAACCGACCTGTTGATCAACGCTGGGATGGACGAGTGTGCTCCTGTTCTTACACCATTGCCACTGCAATTGGATAGA AAAGAAGCATGCTCTGACGGTTGTGAAACAAACCTAAAACGTGTACTGCGGTATCTAAAAGGGACACATACGTTTGGGATCAATCTCAGTGCCAACACGGATATCACTCTCCAAGCCTTCAGTGATAGCGATTGGGCTGGGTGA